The Pseudomonas sp. IB20 region GAGGCCTGCAAAGTCATAGGCATACTTGAGTTTCCAAGAGCGCTCGTTAGGGCCGTTGAAGTCCGAGTATTGCTGGGAGTTATCCAGGTAGATGCTGTCGCCCTGGCTGATGTAGTCGAACGGCGTGTTGCCGTTGACCCGCTGATAAGCGGCGGTGACGCTGTGGTTGCCCACGCCTACGGTGAAATGCAGGCTGTAGGTATTGTTGTCGATGTTGCCCAGCAGCGATTGGCCGGTGTCCTGGGTGTGGTAGTAGTGCAGGCCTGGGTTGAGGCTGACCAAGTCGTTCAGCGCGTAGGTGTAGTCCAGGTCGTAGTAGTACTGGTGCCACACATCCTTGAGTTCGGAGGCGTACAGGTTACTGGTCAAGCCCGCAATGCAGCTGAAGGACACGCCGGCCCAGTTCAGGTGCTGGCTGTCGGCATGCTCCGGCAGCGCGCCATAGCTGGTGCCGATGCGCCGGTGGCCGCTCTGGTTGTAAAGCTTGGTGAAACTGGCCTGACCGCCTTCGAGCATCCAGCCGTCGAAGCTGTGGTTGGTCAGGCTTACACCACGGAAATCCTGCGGCAACATGCGGGTCATACCGCCGGCGATCACCGGGTTATTGAGGAACAGGTCCCCGGCCTTCAGCTCGGTGTCGAAGGCGCGCATTTTCAAGGTGCCGCCTGCGGTGGAGAATGAGCCGGGCGCTTTGCCGTTGCCGGAACCCACCGGCAGGATGCTGGAACCGTCGGTGCCGCCACCGCCGTCGAGCTTGAGGCCGAGCATGGCGTTGAGGTCCAGGCCGAAGCCGACGGTGCCTTGGGTGTAGCCGGATTCAAATGTGCCGATGAAGCCTTGGCCCCATTCCTTGCTGTCATCGGTGTGAATGTCGCGACGGTCGCGGTTCATGTAGTAGTTGCGGGTGTTGATCTTGAGGCTTGCGCCTTCGACGAAACCATCGGCGGGGGTGGTGTCTGCTGCTTGGGCGAAAGGGACAATCGTTGCTGTAATTGCGAGGAATAGCGGGGTAAACGTCAGCGAGTTCTTCACCGGTGGAGCTCCTTTGGTCAGTCGTAAACGGCCAATGTCGTGGGGGTGTGCCTGGCCTTTTTTTACGGCAAAAAAAAGCCGCTGAAGTCAGCGGCTTTAAGACAGATTCCCAGTGTAGAGCCCTGGAAAAAAGTCGAGGGGAATTGGGGTGAGCGGGGAGCTGTCTTTGCCATTGCGCTCATCGGTGCGTCAAATTAACGCAGGTGAGCGGTGTGATACAGAGTGTAACAAGATAATGACTGTTGCCCAAACCGCAATAGTCAAGGTGGCAGAGATCCACTGTGGGAGCTCGGTGTTAAACCGGCAACGTGATGCCAAAGGTATTGCCGCTGCCATCACTGCGCACAAACTGTTGCCCAAACCGCAATAGTCAAGGTGGCAGAGATCCACTGTGGGAGCTCGGTGTTAAACCGGCAACGTGATGCCAAAGGTATTGCCGCTGCCATCACTGCGCACAAACACATCCCCGCCATGCATCAACGCAATCGCCTTGACGATCGCCAGCCCCAACCCATGATTCGCCCCGCTGTTACTGCGCGACGCATCCACCCGATAAAACCGCTCGAACAACCGTGGCAAGTGCTCACTGGCAATCTCATCCCCAGGGTTGGTCACCGCAATCGCCACCTGATGCGCCTGCGCCTCGATAGCCACCTCAATCACCTGCCCCGGCGCGGTGTGCTGCACCGCATTGCTCAGCAGATTAATCAGCGCACGGCGCAAGTGCGCTTTTTCAATCTGCACCAAAGCGTCACCGCGCACTCGCACTTGGACCTGGGCGTCTTCGAGGATGAAGTCCAGGTAGTCGAGCGTGGTAGCCACCTCATCCGCCAGCGAACTTTCGATCAGCTTGGTCGCCTTGCTACCCTGGTCAGCACTGGCAAGAAACAACATGTCATTGATGATCGAACGCAAGCGTTCCAGCTCTTCAAGATTAGATTGCAGCACCTCGAAATAATGCTCGGCCGAACGCCCGCGCGTCAGCGCTACCTGGGTCTGGCCAATCAGGTTGGTCAGCGGTGAACGCAATTCATGCGCCACGTCGGCATTGAAAGACTCCAAGCGCGAATAAGCCTGTTCCAC contains the following coding sequences:
- a CDS encoding OprD family porin gives rise to the protein MKNSLTFTPLFLAITATIVPFAQAADTTPADGFVEGASLKINTRNYYMNRDRRDIHTDDSKEWGQGFIGTFESGYTQGTVGFGLDLNAMLGLKLDGGGGTDGSSILPVGSGNGKAPGSFSTAGGTLKMRAFDTELKAGDLFLNNPVIAGGMTRMLPQDFRGVSLTNHSFDGWMLEGGQASFTKLYNQSGHRRIGTSYGALPEHADSQHLNWAGVSFSCIAGLTSNLYASELKDVWHQYYYDLDYTYALNDLVSLNPGLHYYHTQDTGQSLLGNIDNNTYSLHFTVGVGNHSVTAAYQRVNGNTPFDYISQGDSIYLDNSQQYSDFNGPNERSWKLKYAYDFAGLGMPGLTSAVSYISGKTDLTKVDPQSRGYSAWYSADGKDAKHWERDIDLKYVVQGGKAKDLAVRLQWATNRGGNGYAAVDRDVDEYRVIVDYPINVF